The Dictyoglomus sp. NZ13-RE01 genome segment ATGGCACTCCTTTTACCACTGATGACGTAATGTTCTGGTATGAAGATGTAATATGTAATGAAGAATTAACTCCAACATTTCCCGGTTCGTTACTTTCAGGAGGAGAAAGAGCAAAATTTGAAAAAATTGATACTTACACATTCCGTGTAACATTCAAAGAACCAAATCCTCTATTCCTATACAACTTCCCAGCCCAAGGTTGGTTCATAGATAACTCAAAAGGCTCGTTGGGATACTATGCACCAAAACATTATTTAATGCAATTCCATCCCAAGTATACCCCAAAGGAAAAAATAGAAGCTGAAGCCAAGAAAGCAGGATTTTCAAAATGGTATGAACTATTCCAATTCAAGATTGATTATATTCAGAATCCAGATTTACCTACAATGGCACCATGGAAAGTAATAAGTAAAAGCCCTCAAGAACCTGTATACATCATGGAAAGAAACCCATATTATATTGCAGTAGATCCTCAAGGAAATCAGTTACCATATATAGATAGAATAGCTCACTATTTAGTTAACGACGCAGAAATGATAAACATGAAAGCAATTGCAGGAGAAATAGATATGCAGGCAAGACACATGAGACTATCTAATTACACTCTATTTATGGAGAACAAAGACAAAGGTGGATATAGAGTATTAAAATGGAGATCTGGAGTAGGTGCAGATCCAGCCATATTCTTAAACCAAAATATAAAAGATCCTGTAAAAAGGAAGTTATTCCAAGATGTAAGGTTTAGACAAGCTTTATCCCTTGCCATAAATAGAGATGAAATAAACAAAATGTTATATTTTGGCTTAGGTACGCCAATGCAAGCAGCAATTCCTAAAGGAGCTGCATATTATGATGCTGCCTGGGAAAAAATGTATGCAGAATATAATCCAAAGAGAGCCATGCAGATCTTAGACGCTATGGGATTAAAGAAGGATAGTAGTGGATTTAGACTTGGACCTGATGGGAAACAAATTCAGCTTACCATTGAATTTACTACCTATCCAGGAAATGCTAATATTCAAGTCATAGAGCTAATAAAGAGCTATTGGGAAGCAATAGGAATAAAAACTGCTATTAAACAAATAGATCGAAGCTTATATACCACAAGATGTAATTCTGGTGATATTGAGATAGGAGTATGGGTAATGGACCGTTGCTCTAACTTCATATTAAGTCCAGGAAGATTTCTTGGAACTATAACTGATGGACCATGGGCACCATTATATGCCCAATGGTATTCTTCAAAGGGTAAATCTGGAGAAGAACCAGCTGGAGATATAAGAAAAGTTTATGAATTATGGGATGAAATAGTTAAAACAGTGGATAAGGCTAAAAGAGATAGTCTAATACGACAGCTTGTTTCCTTACATAAAAAGAATATTTGGATTATAGGAACGGTAGGAGCATTACCTCAGCTTGTAATAGTAAATAACAAGATGAGAAATGTACCAGATGGTTTGATTTGGGATGACCCATTAAGATCAGAACTTAACTCATATCCAGAACAATTCTTCTTTAAACAGTAAAATTTAAAATGAGGGGGAAAGTATTTAGCTTTCCCCCTCTAATATTTAAACGAGAAAAGGAGGAGAAGAGTGAAAGGAAAACAAAATTATGATTTGTGCTGGCTAAATTATAGACCCATAAATATTAGTGATGACTTAAAAGTGACCCTTAAACATTTAGTATTAATAAATGTAGATTCTAAAATAATAAGAGATGAATACAAAAAATTTTGTAGGAGTAGTTTTAATATAAATCCGCAATTCAAAAGTTCCATCTCAAATATGGATTCTTGCGTCATTTTAGGACTTATTAAAGATCTTAAGAATTTATTTCCTCATTTGAACTCTGTAGAATCTTCTCTAAAAATGGGAGGATTTTATATAACAAAAATTAGTAACCATCCGATGAAGATTCTAATCGTAGGAAGTGATAATATTTCCCTCCTTTATGCCCTTTTCAAATTTTTTGAGATATTAAGGATTAATAGTTCGTTAGATCTTAATATTATAGAAAATCCTAAACTTGATTTGAGATTACTCAATCATTGGGATAACCTGGATGGAACTATAGAGAGAGGATATTCAGGTAAATCAGTATTTTTTAAAGATAACAAAATCATTATTAATGAGAGAACTTACGATTATGCACGTCTTATTGCCTCTATAGGAATAAATGGTGTAGTTATTAACAATGTTAATGTAAAAAAGAATGAAATAGAATTAATAACCTCAAAATATCTTAAAAGGTTATCACAACTTGCTGAGGTTTTTAAAGATTATGGTATAAAAATATACCTCAGTATAAATTTTGCTTCACCAATATACCTTGGAAACCTGGAAACTGCAGATCCCTTGGATAAAAGAGTACAAAACTGGTGGAAAGAAAAGGTAAAAGAAATTTATGAATTTATACCTAATTTTGGTGGGTTTTTAGTTAAGGCAGACTCAGAATTTAATCCTGGACCTTATGTTTATGGTAGAACTCATGCAGATGGAGCCAATATGCTATCAGAAGCTTTATCTCGGTACAATGGAATCGTAATCTGGAGAGCCTTTGTATACAATTGTATGCAAGATTGGCGAGACTATAAAACAGATAGAGCAAAAGCTGCTTTTGAGAATTTCATGCCTTTAGATGGATCCTTTAATGATAATGTTTACCTACAAATAAAATTTGGTCCTATGGACTTTCAAGTTCGAGAGCCGGTATCTCCATTATTTGGTGCACTGAAGAAAACAAATCAAATCTTAGAAATTCAAATAACTCAAGAATATACAGGTCAACAAATTCACCTATGTTACCTACCTACCTATTGGAAAGAAATTCTCAACTTTGATACTTATGCAGAAGGAAAAAATTCTGAAGTTAAAAAAAGAATTAGAGGTATAGCTGGGGTCTCTAATATTGGTGATGATATAAATTGGACTGGACATGACTTAGCTCAGGCAAATTTATATGGATTTGGAAGACTTTCATGGAATCCTGATGAGGATGTAGAAAAAATTACAAAGGATTGGATTGTTCTAACTTTTGGAAAGAAAGAGAAGGTTATTAATAATATTTTTTACATGCTAATAAAGTCCCACAAAATATACGAAAAATATACTACTCCTTTTGGACTGGGTTGGATGGTGAATCCAGGACACCATTATGGTCCAAATCCTGAGGGGTATGAATACTCCCACTGGGGAACATACCATAGAGCAAACTATGAAGCTATAGGAGTAGATAGAACATCAAAAGGAACAGGTTTTACTCTACAATATAATTCTCCGTGGAGAGAAATATTCGATAATATAGAAACATGTCCAGAAGAACTACTACTATTTTTTCATAGAGTAAGATATGATTATAAGCTAAAATCAGGTAAAACTCTTTTACAATCTATCTATGACCTACATTTTGAAGGAGTAGAAGAGGCGGAGCTTCTTAGGGAGAAATGGATAGAACTAAAAGATGAAATTGAAGATACAATTTTTCAAAGGGTATTAAATAGGTTAAATATGCAAATAGAGCATGCAAAAGAATGGAGAGATGTAATAAATACTTATTTTTATAGAAAAACTGGGATTCCTGATGAAAAGGGAAGAAAAATATATCCATAATTTTAGGAGGCTATAAAAATGAAAGATAATGAATGGAAAATTTTAGTGGACTGTGCCAATTTAAAGGAACAAGAAAGAATTCCTATAGCTCTTATTGTGGATAGTCCATGGATACCAGGCTTTTTGGGTATTAAGCATACTCAGTTTTATGCAATTCAAGAAGTATGGTTAAATGCCTATTTTACTATTAAAAAGCTATTTCCAGAAATTATATTTATACCAGATTTTTGGGTTGAATTTGGCATGGCTCAAGAACCATCTGGCTTTGGTTGCAAAATTCAATTTAGCGAAAATCAAACTCCAAATATTAATCCAATTATTGAATCCGCAGATGACTTAGGAGAATTTTTAAAAAGATGCAAAATCCCAAATCCAAAGACTGACGGACTAATGCCTATTGTTTTAGAGATTTATAAATATGTAGAACCAAAAATAAATGAAAGAGGCGAAAAAATAAAAATTGTTGCCAGTAGAGGTCCCTGTGCAATAGCAAGCCACTTAATGGGAGTTACAGAATTTTTAGTTGCTGTTAAAGCCTATGAAGAAGAAGCCCAAAAACTATTAGAAATAACGACTCAACTTGTTATTGATTGGTTAACAGCTCAAATTGAATCATTACATGAGGTAGAAGGCATTTTAGTTTTAGATGATATTGTAGGATTCTTTTCAGAAAAGGATTATTTAGACTACATACATCCCCATCTGAAAAAGATTTTTTCTTCCTTCAATTTTCCAGTAAAAATGTACCACAATGATACAGATAATCCAGTGCACTATAAGTATATTCCAGAACTTGGAGTTAACATATTTAATTTCACCCATTTACAGGACATAAATAAAGTCTATGAGCTTACAGAAGGAAAAGTATGTCTAATGGGCAATATTCCACCCCTTGATGTTCTTGCATTAGGAAGTGAAGAAGATGTAGAAAAAAGTGTAGAGAATTTGATAAAATCCTTTGGGAAAAAGAGGGGTTTTATATTATCTGCTGGTGGAGGAACATCTCCAGGAACTCCCGAAAAAAATATAAGAGCAATGATTAGAAAAAGCCAAACAATATAGGGAGCCCATAAAAGGGCTCCCTTTTTTTATCTATTTAATAAGTTATTTACTAACGATACTGCGGAAACTGCATCTTCTCCATAACCATCCGCCCCTATCTCCAACGCAAAAGTATTAGTCACAGGCGCACCTCCTACAATTACTTTTACCTTACTTCTTAAACCTTCCCTTTCTAAAGCCTCTATAGTAAGCTTCATGTTTGGCATAGTAGTAGTAAGAAGCGCAGACATTCCCAAAATATCTGGTTTATGCAATTTAACAGCCTCCACAAATTTTTCTGGTGGAACATCCACTCCCAAATCAATTACTTGATAACCTGCTCCTTCTAACATCATAGCTACCAAATTTTTCCCAATATCATGTAAATCTCCTTTAACCGTTCCTATTACAATCTTCCCTTTTAATGGTAGTCCGCTTTTTACTAATAGTGGCTTTAAAAGTTCAAGTCCTCCCTGCATGGAACGTGCAGAGAGCAAAACTTCTGGAACAAAGTATTCTCCATTTTTCATTTTCTCCCCTACGATAGTCATTCCTACAATTAATCCCTTATTTAATATATCTTCTGGAGAAATGCCTTCTTTAATTGCTAACTCCACTAACTCTTTAACCTTTTTCCTATTTCCTTCAACAACTGCACTGATTAATTCATTAAAATCAAACATAGATCCCTCCTATTCAACAAAAACATCGCTGAAGTATTTTCTATCCTTAGTTATAACTTTTGTCTCTGTGACTTCAAATCTATCACTTAATCTTATGTCTTCAGAGGAACTTCCAATGAATACTTCAAATACTCCAGCTTCTACAATAAACCTCATAAACTCATCATAAAAGGCAAGTTGTTCTGGATATAATCTAAAAGTGATCCTCTTCTTCTCTCCAGATTTTAGAAATACCTTTTTAAAGCCTTTTAACTCCTTTACTGGTCTTTCTAAACTTGCCCATTCATCATGAATATATAATTGAACTACTTCTTCTCCATCATATTTTCCTGTATTTTTTATATCAAAGCTTATATCTACAAAACCTGTAGGAGAAACTTTCTCTGGACTTATCTGAAGATTTGAATACTCAAAAGTTGTATAACTTAGTCCATGACCAAATGGGAATAGAGGTTTAGTATCTAATGTTATATACTCACTAAAGGCAGAGGGTTTTCTATTATAATAAACGGGGATCTGCCCTACTTCTACAGGAACTGATATTGGGAGTTTTGCGGAAGGATTATAATCGCCGAAAATTATGTCAGAAATAGCATTTCCTCCCTCTTCACCTGGATACCAGGCTTCTAAAATCGCAGGAATGTTTTCCTTTGCCCATTTTATAGTGAGAGGTCTTCCATTAATTAGAACTAAAACAATAGGTTTTCCTGTAGAATGTAATAATCTTAATAATTCTTCTTGACGTCCTGATAAATTTAAATCTGATCTATCATTTCCTTCTCCTGAGATTCCCCTCTTAAATAAACCACTTCTCTCTCCAAGAGCTACAATAACAACATCAGAACTCTTAGCCAAATTAATAGCTTTCTCAAACTCTTCAAAATCCCCTACAATGTCACAACCTTTTACATACTCAACTTCCACATTATTTCCTA includes the following:
- a CDS encoding peptide ABC transporter substrate-binding protein — translated: MRLLKLVSLLLVLLLVFGNSITAQKKYNEAPMLAELVKQGKLPPVEQRLPKNPVVIKPFEEIGTYGGTWRRAWLGAGDRWGIAKISYDASNLFRWSPDGTKVIPWLVEKYTVSPDGKVWTFKLREGAKWSDGTPFTTDDVMFWYEDVICNEELTPTFPGSLLSGGERAKFEKIDTYTFRVTFKEPNPLFLYNFPAQGWFIDNSKGSLGYYAPKHYLMQFHPKYTPKEKIEAEAKKAGFSKWYELFQFKIDYIQNPDLPTMAPWKVISKSPQEPVYIMERNPYYIAVDPQGNQLPYIDRIAHYLVNDAEMINMKAIAGEIDMQARHMRLSNYTLFMENKDKGGYRVLKWRSGVGADPAIFLNQNIKDPVKRKLFQDVRFRQALSLAINRDEINKMLYFGLGTPMQAAIPKGAAYYDAAWEKMYAEYNPKRAMQILDAMGLKKDSSGFRLGPDGKQIQLTIEFTTYPGNANIQVIELIKSYWEAIGIKTAIKQIDRSLYTTRCNSGDIEIGVWVMDRCSNFILSPGRFLGTITDGPWAPLYAQWYSSKGKSGEEPAGDIRKVYELWDEIVKTVDKAKRDSLIRQLVSLHKKNIWIIGTVGALPQLVIVNNKMRNVPDGLIWDDPLRSELNSYPEQFFFKQ
- a CDS encoding alpha-glucuronidase — its product is MKGKQNYDLCWLNYRPINISDDLKVTLKHLVLINVDSKIIRDEYKKFCRSSFNINPQFKSSISNMDSCVILGLIKDLKNLFPHLNSVESSLKMGGFYITKISNHPMKILIVGSDNISLLYALFKFFEILRINSSLDLNIIENPKLDLRLLNHWDNLDGTIERGYSGKSVFFKDNKIIINERTYDYARLIASIGINGVVINNVNVKKNEIELITSKYLKRLSQLAEVFKDYGIKIYLSINFASPIYLGNLETADPLDKRVQNWWKEKVKEIYEFIPNFGGFLVKADSEFNPGPYVYGRTHADGANMLSEALSRYNGIVIWRAFVYNCMQDWRDYKTDRAKAAFENFMPLDGSFNDNVYLQIKFGPMDFQVREPVSPLFGALKKTNQILEIQITQEYTGQQIHLCYLPTYWKEILNFDTYAEGKNSEVKKRIRGIAGVSNIGDDINWTGHDLAQANLYGFGRLSWNPDEDVEKITKDWIVLTFGKKEKVINNIFYMLIKSHKIYEKYTTPFGLGWMVNPGHHYGPNPEGYEYSHWGTYHRANYEAIGVDRTSKGTGFTLQYNSPWREIFDNIETCPEELLLFFHRVRYDYKLKSGKTLLQSIYDLHFEGVEEAELLREKWIELKDEIEDTIFQRVLNRLNMQIEHAKEWRDVINTYFYRKTGIPDEKGRKIYP
- a CDS encoding uroporphyrinogen decarboxylase, producing the protein MKDNEWKILVDCANLKEQERIPIALIVDSPWIPGFLGIKHTQFYAIQEVWLNAYFTIKKLFPEIIFIPDFWVEFGMAQEPSGFGCKIQFSENQTPNINPIIESADDLGEFLKRCKIPNPKTDGLMPIVLEIYKYVEPKINERGEKIKIVASRGPCAIASHLMGVTEFLVAVKAYEEEAQKLLEITTQLVIDWLTAQIESLHEVEGILVLDDIVGFFSEKDYLDYIHPHLKKIFSSFNFPVKMYHNDTDNPVHYKYIPELGVNIFNFTHLQDINKVYELTEGKVCLMGNIPPLDVLALGSEEDVEKSVENLIKSFGKKRGFILSAGGGTSPGTPEKNIRAMIRKSQTI
- a CDS encoding cobalamin-binding protein; this translates as MFDFNELISAVVEGNRKKVKELVELAIKEGISPEDILNKGLIVGMTIVGEKMKNGEYFVPEVLLSARSMQGGLELLKPLLVKSGLPLKGKIVIGTVKGDLHDIGKNLVAMMLEGAGYQVIDLGVDVPPEKFVEAVKLHKPDILGMSALLTTTMPNMKLTIEALEREGLRSKVKVIVGGAPVTNTFALEIGADGYGEDAVSAVSLVNNLLNR